Proteins from a single region of Neodiprion virginianus isolate iyNeoVirg1 chromosome 4, iyNeoVirg1.1, whole genome shotgun sequence:
- the LOC124304146 gene encoding endoribonuclease Dcr-1 isoform X2: MAFPLNDQVHTKSFSPREYQVELLYAALESNIIVCLGKNSEQIFIVIKLIQELATNNRRSPSEGGKRSVYILRDTDRCLTKAVYIQQLTDLRVLICDSETWPEFDRKFAESQVIVTTSHVCADLLNQNKIYPSQINLAIVDQCHKAVNDEKLKFVLQKFNVSNGPRLIGFAAPVFNLTRQPGRLEAEVELLEKTFHCRIETASDIVSVLRYSPKPKEYIVEYKCGEYEELNQTLENCAMHAMNFLCDHRYDPTEIYNDEFLEDIQKIPDPKQEPCSMIEDFLYVLQTFGAWCANHAALALLIQAEKLKVKTPYERHYLLFNVVVSLFIKIRAICESEFENLSEREKLYKFSTPCVHRLLHILKCYAPSSKKELTIPDNKLSNGHSVSACKKDIDTGKDGLQQSKYIGNVKKLRTGIKRPPKSRYPRTQIDPDLLCGVIFVDKGFTAKILFYLLNDACKYDKDLQFLSPLYTIEKNPEGTSSAHDMEVQHRKQEEVLKSFRIHECNLLIATSILEEGIDIPKCNFVMRYDFPKSYQSYVQCKGRARATDALHVLFTLLSKCANKEPSEEEELLADKYADLLPQYKPLSIEGSPSVTFNSAISLVNRYCAKLPSDTFTRLTPEWIIEPTIIDNKTMYVCSIRLPINSPVKYTVTSYPMPNSAMARRLAALQLCIDLHRANEIDDYLLPIGKENFKANPEDAEAPPLPDETKAEFSEARPGTTKRRQYYYKKTAEVLTDCRPVLMTKSFLYHISMVLTCPLPEEQNTRGRRIYPPEESAIGFGILTLKKIPKLCPFPIYTRSGEVHVKLELSKETVTLNADQIERVAAFLKYTFTNVLRLQKYLMLFDPNASENSYFIVPVKTVITENGPDVNVDWEFLERIYENRNAIPNELSEGDRNQFKFDATKYHDAVIMPWYRNKDQPQYFYVAEICANLNPKSSFPGADYSTFEEYYLKKYNIQIQNLNQPLLDVDHTSARLNFLTPRYINRKGVALPTSSEETKKAKRENLEQKQILVAELCAIHPFPASLWRQAVCLPCILYRINALLLANQIRCQVAKMINLGQQHLDPDFEWLPLDFGWSLSEVLNKSKDSSKLIEMKSDAKTTKSVIPKLTDSMSVAEEIEKDISSKHDSSVDKDNEMEIGTWSNEMAINAVELNNENIFSPNLTVLQDTFSWNDIRYGSSACDSDLDAYDTDDTSSEAMGDFSDESDEGGGGLRIAFMGDNVAEAVEDENRIRKNEINKRILDLLELERSYDEDVWQCSNDIQNGLIQQHETAQNIETSRTKEEILTNGMFIHSDQEIVLKRRSSAVHNKTDLLPSEYYEYISQVSKRFTHEVINTQPLRQPIKKQSNNSQILEEADDSLFSFDYQPNLNGHPGPSPSLILQALTMSNANDGINLERLETIGDSFLKYSITTYLYCTYDNIHEGKLSHLRSKQVSNLNLYRLGRRKVLGESMIATKFEPHDNWLPPCYYVPREIEQALIESGVPSNLWNQADIPVLRAVNRNEISELVRETEHKLEIMRTELIRSSNDSATDFEKLRCFIPYNLITQHSIPDKSVADCVEALIGAYLIACGPRGAFLFMAWLGIHVLPFQKVSIISTNEPLDRPPGSSSYIKEINENGETCWTQIRYGNLDEPQCPLLRHVPDPEKELSLMLDGYSDLEESMGYKFREPSYLLQAFTHASYQPNKLTDCYQRLEFLGDAVLDYLITRHLYEDTRQHSPGALTDLRSALVNNTIFASLAVRCGFHKYFRHLSPGLNVVIDRFVRIQEENGHSISEEYYLIAEDECEEAEDVEVPKALGDVFESLAGAIYLDSGMSLDAVWRVYYKIMRSEIEQFSTNVPKSPIRELLELEPETAKFGKPEKLADGRRVRVTVDVFGKGSFKGIGRNYRIAKCTAAKCALKNLKKMQRHQREKL, from the exons ATGGCATTTCCATTAAATGATCAAGTTCATACTAAGTCTTTCTCTCCTAGAGAATATCAA GTGGAGCTCCTCTACGCAGCTTTAGAGAGCAACATAATAGTTTGTCtaggaaaaaattctgaacaaatatttattgttatcaaACTAATTCAAGAGTTGGCGACTAACAACAGAAG ATCTCCGTCAGAAGGAGGCAAGCGCTCAGTATACATTCTAAGAGATACAGATCGATGTTTAACCAAAGCTGTATATATACAACAATTGACAGATTTACGCGTACTTATCTGTGATTCTGAGACATGGCCAGAGTTCGATAGAAAATTCGCTGAAAGTCAG GTGATTGTTACTACATCACATGTTTGTGCAGATCTGTTGAatcagaataaaatttatccaaGTCAAATAAATTTGGCAATTGTAGATCAATGCCACAAAGCAGTCAATGATGAAAAGCTAAAGtttgttttacaaaaatttaatgtcTCTAACGGTCCTCGACTAATTGGTTTTGCTGCACCAGTTTTTAATCTAACTCGTCAGCCAGGACGACTGGAAGCAGAAGTTGAACTTttggaaaaaacttttcattgtAGAATTGAAACAGCCAGTGATATTGTATCAGTATTAAG ATATAGTCCAAAACCAAAAGAGTACATTGTAGAATACAAATGTGGCGAATATGAAGAATTAAACCAGACTCTGGAGAACTGTGCTATGCATGCTATGAACTTTTTGTGTGATCATCGCTATGATCCCACTGAAATTTACAACGATGAGTTCCTCGAGGACATACAGAAGATTCCGGATCCTAAACAGGAACCTTGCTCAATGATAGAAGACTTTTTGTACGTACTTCAAACATTCGGGGCTTGGTGCGCCAATCACGCTGCTCTAGCTTTGCTAATTCAAGCAGAAAAGCTGAAAGTAAAAACCCCTTATGAGCGACACTACTTATTATTCAACGTTGTGGTTTCCttgtttattaaaataag AGCTATTTGTGaaagtgaatttgaaaatttgagcgaaagagaaaaattatacaaattctCCACTCCATGTGTTCATCGACTATTGCATATACTCAAGTGTTATGCCCCATCCAGCAAAAAAGAATTGACTATCCCAGACAACAAACTGAGCAATGGACACA GTGTATCTGCCTGCAAGAAAGACATTGATACTGGAAAAGATGGCCTCCAACAATCAAAATACATTGGAAATGTCAAAAAGCTACGAACTGGTATTAAAAGACCTCCAAAATCACGGTATCCACGTACTCAAATTGATCCAGATCTGTTGTGCGGAGTTATTTTTGTGGATAAAGGATTTACagcaaaaatattattttatctattgaaT GACGCTTGTAAGTATGACAAAGATTTACAATTTCTCTCTCCACTTTATACAATTGAAAAGAATCCTGAGGGAACAAGCTCTGCTCATGACATGGAGGTTCAACATCGGAAACAAGAGGAGGTTTTAAAAAGCTTCCGAATACACGaatgtaatttattaattGCTACATCGATATTGGAGGAGG GAATAGATATACCAAAATGCAATTTTGTGATGAGGTATGATTTCCCTAAGAGCTATCAGTCTTACGTGCAGTGCAAAGGCCGAGCTCGGGCAACTGATGCCCTTCATGTGCTTTTc ACTTTATTATCAAAGTGCGCCAATAAGGAACCttcggaagaagaagaattattGGCGGATAAATATGCTGATTTGTTACCTCAGTACAAACCATTGAGTATTGAGGGTTCACCTAGTGTTACTTTTAATTCTGCAATATCTTTGGTAAACAG GTATTGTGCCAAGCTGCCTAGTGATACATTCACTCGATTAACACCAGAATGGATAATTGAACCAACAATTATTGACAATAAAACCATGTATGTTTGTTCCATACGTTTGCCAATAAACTCGCCTGTGAAATACACAGTAACG TCATATCCAATGCCGAATAGCGCAATGGCTCGTCGCTTGGCTGCACTTCAACTCTGCATAGATCTTCATAGAGCTAATGAAATTGATGATTATTTGTTGCCAAttggtaaagaaaattttaaagcAAACCCAGAAGATGCTGAAGCCCCTCCACTACCAGATGAAACAAAAGCTGAGTTTTCTGAAGCGCGCCCAGGTACCACTAAACGAAGACAATACTACTACAAAAAG ACTGCCGAAGTGTTAACAGATTGCAGGCCTGTACTGATGACGAAATCGTTTTTATATCATATTAGTATGGTGCTCACTTGCCCTTTACCTGAGGAACAAAACACAAGAGGTCGTCGAATATATCCTCCTGAAGAGTCAGCTATAGGATTTGGCATTCTAACtctaaaaaaaataccaaag CTATGTCCATTCCCAATATACACGAGATCGGGAGAGGTTCATGTAAAACTTGAATTAAGTAAGGAGACGGTTACATTGAATGCTGATCAAATTGAACGAGTAGCAGCCTTCCTCAAGTACACGTTCACAAATGTTCTAAGGCTTCAAAAATATCTGATGCTATTTGATCCGAATGCTTCAGAAAATTCATACTTCATTGTTCCTGTAAAAACGG TTATCACAGAAAATGGCCCGGATGTTAATGTGGATTGGGAGTTCTTAGAACGTATATATGAGAACAGGAATGCAATACCGAATGAACTGTCGGAAGGAGATCGCAATCAATTCAAATTTGATGCAACTAAATATCATGATGCTGTTATTATGCCATGGTATAGAAATAAGGATCAGCcacaa TACTTTTATGTAGCGGAAATTTGTGCCAACTTGAACCCAAAATCTTCTTTTCCTGGGGCTGACTATAGTACATTTGAGGagtattatttgaaaaaatataacatacaGATTCAGAATCTGAATCAACCGCTACTTGATGTAGATCATACTTCAGCTAGGCTCAATTTTCTTACACCAAG ATACATCAATCGTAAAGGTGTTGCATTACCAACTAGTAGTGAGGAAACCAAGAAGgcaaagagagaaaatttggaacaaaaacaaatattgGTAGCAGAGCTTTGTGCTATTCACCCATTTCCTGCCTCATTATGGAGACAAGCGGTTTGTCTGCCATGCATACTTTATAGAATCAACGCACTTCTTCTTGCTAATCAAATACGATGCCAGGTAgcaaaaatgataaatttggGGCAGCAACATTTAGATCCAG ACTTTGAATGGTTGCCATTAGACTTTGGTTGGAGTCTATCGGAAGTCTTGAATAAATCAAAGGACAGTAgtaaattgattgaaatgaaaagtgATGCTAAAACTACGAAATCCGTTATACCTAAATTGACAGACAGTATGTCCGTGGCAGAAGAAATTGAGAAAGATATCTCTTCAAAACATGACAGTTCCGTGGATAAAGATAATGAAATGGAAATTGGAACGTGGTCTAATGAAATGGCTATAAATGCAGTGgaattgaataatgaaaatattttttcaccaaatttaaCGGTGCTACAAGATACCTTTTCTTGGAATGATATTAGGTACGGCTCATCTGCCTGTGATTCTGATTTAGATGCTTACGATACTGATGACACCTCTAGTGAAGCAATGGGAGATTTTTCAGACGAAAGTGATGAAGGTGGTGGTGGTCTACGCATTGCTTTTATGGGAGATAATGTTGCAGAAGCTGTGGAAGACGAAAATAGAATccgtaaaaatgaaattaataaaagaaTTTTGGATTTATTAGAGTTGGAAAGAAGTTATGACGAGGATGTTTGGCAGTGTTCCAATGATATTCAGAATGGATTAATTCAACAACATGAGACAgctcaaaatattgaaactagTCGAACCAAAGAAGAAATTCTGACGAATGGAATGTTTATTCATAGCGATCAAGAAATCGTTTTGAAGAGGCGCTCATCAGCTGTACATAATAAAACTGACTTACTGCCGTCTGAGTATTATGAATACATCTCTCAGGTTTCGAAAAGATTTACACATGAAGTTATTAATACGCAGCCTCTGAGGCAACCCATTAAGAAACAATCAAACAACTCTCAGATATTGGAAGAAGCAGACGATTCTCTTTTTAGTTTTGATTATCAACCGAATCTAAATGGTCACCCTGGACCAAGTCCGAGTTTAATTCTTCAAGCGTTGACAATGTCAAATGCTAACGATGGTATTAATTTAGAGAGGCTCGAAACTATTGGAGATTcttttctaaaatattcaataactACATACTTGTATTGTACATATGACAATATACATGAAGGAAAATTGAGTCACCTGAGATCAAAACAA GTGagcaatttaaatttatacagaTTAGGCCGTCGAAAAGTATTGGGTGAAAGTATGATAGCAACTAAATTTGAACCGCATGATAATTGGTTACCACCATGCTATTATGTACCACGTGAAATAGAACAAGCATTAATAGAATCTGGAGTGCCGTCAAATTTGTGGAACCAAGCAGATATTCCAGTTCTCAGAGCTGTAAATCGAAATGAAATATCCGAACTTGTTCGAGAAACGGAGCATAAACTCGAGATTATGCGAACTGAACTGATTCGAAGCAGCAATGATTCTGCtaccgattttgaaaagttacgATGTTTCATACCATATAATCTAATTACACAGCATAGTATACCAGATAAAAGTGTCGCTGACTGTGTGGAAGCTTTAATAGGAGCATATTTAATAGCGTGTGGGCCCAGAGGAGCTTTCTTATTCATGGCCTGGCTAGGAATTCATGTCTTACCATTCCAAAAAGTTTCTATCATATCCACAAATGAACCACTTGACAGACCTCCGGGTAGTTCGTCCTATATTAaggaaattaacgaaaatggAGAAACATGCTGGACACAA ATACGCTATGGAAACTTAGATGAGCCACAGTGCCCACTTTTGAGGCATGTACCAGATCCTGAAAAGGAGTTGAGTCTGATGCTGGATGGTTATAGCGATCTTGAAGAAAGTATGGGCTACAAATTTCGTGAGCCGAGTTACTTATTGCAAGCATTCACCCATGCATCGTATCAGCCAAATAAATTGACAGACTGTTACCAACGCTTAGAATTTCTTGGAGATGCAGTTTTAG ATTATCTGATAACAAGACATTTGTATGAGGATACAAGGCAACATTCCCCTGGTGCTCTAACAGATTTGAGGTCAGCTTTGgtaaataatacaatatttgCTTCGCTGGCAGTGAGATGTggatttcataaatatttccGCCATCTATCACCAGGTTTAAATGTGGTCATTGACAGATTCGTCAGGATACAAGAAGAAAATGGTCACTCTATCAGTGAAGAA TATTATTTAATTGCTGAAGATGAATGCGAAGAGGCAGAAGACGTTGAAGTTCCAAAGGCTTTAGGTGATGTTTTTGAATCTTTGGCAGGAGCAATTTATTTAGACAGTGGTATGTCTCTTGACGCTGTTTGGAGGGTGTATTATAAAATCATGAGGTCTGAAATag aacaATTCAGTACAAACGTACCAAAATCTCCAATAAGAGAATTATTAGAGTTGGAACCTGAAACAGCAAAGTTTGGGAAGCCTGAAAAACTAGCTGATGGTCGGCGTGTAAGAGTCACAGTAGATGTGTTTGGGAAGGGTTCTTTCAAAGGAATAGGAAGAAATTATCGCATTGCTAAATGTACAGCTGCAAAATGTGCActtaaaaatctaaaaaaaatgcaacgaCATCAAAGAGAAAAACTGTGa